The Chloroflexota bacterium genomic sequence GACACGGCACCAAGACCACTTCCTTCGTCCTTTCTCATCAAGGGCTTGATCGAGCCTTTCACACCAGCTTCAAACTGGTCGACAGAGCTTTCGGGCTAGAACTAATATAACACAAGAAGGGCAACCCTAACTATAGGCAGGTTGCATGTTGAACGCCACGTCTCAGGATCGACGAAGCTCGGCATACAGAATATGCCTGGGTTGTGATCTGCGTTAACCCTATGCGCCTGGCCACTATCTTCGCCTCGATGGTAAAGGCCTTCTTGGAGTCTGGTTGCAAAATACAGATTTCTGCAAAAGGCCTGCAACCGATGGAATTAATGTAGGAGGGCTGCTGACCTGTCGTATCAAGAAAGCTTGCCAAATTGCGCAAAGTCTCCTCAATGTTGCCTGACCCACACTCACCTAGTTATCCATCGGATACGACTGGAATTTCTCGGTTGTGTATTTATAATTTGATATTGATACTGGTGGCAGCGCGGGTACTGGTTAGCTTCATTTCTTGTGGGGGATTCGGGAGAGGGCTTGGATGGTGGAACCACTGAACGTCGAGCAGGGGTTAATGGCATCGACGATGGCTGCGAGAGAAGAAAGATACTCGGTTCTGGCATCCTCGACGATTCGACCGATGTTGACCAGGAGTAAACCCAGGAGTGAACAAAGAAACACCAGAGAAGCCAGTTCAACAACTATGAGCAGTACGTTCGAACCGTGTGACACCGGGGTAGCCCAAGCAACTTGCAGTCATACATAGAGCCAACGCGGATAATTGCATTGGGCTGGCTAGGACAACTATCTCACAGTCGAATCCGGCAAGGAGTAGCGGCAGCGGTGCTGCGTTGTTAGGAAAGACATTAGAGGCATGAGCATGAGCAGTAGTCAACCTCGTGAGACAGAGAAAGTAGTGACAACGTTCTGCGCGAGTCACTGTGGTGGATCATGTCTTCTGAAGGCGCATGTCAAAGATGGGGTAATCACGAGAATAGAGACTGATGAAGGAGAGGAACCGCAGCTTAGGGCTTGTTTGAAGGGACGGGCCTATAGGCAGAGGATTTATTCCACCGATCGACTAAAATACCCTCTGAGAAGGGTCGCCGCCCGGGGGAAGGACAAATTCGAGAGGATTTCTTGGGATGAAGCGCTGGATACTGTAGCCAAAGAACTTAGACGGGTCAAGGAGACATATGGCCCAGCGGCTATTCTCCACCTCTCGTCTGGTGGGGATATGGCTGTACTGCACGATAGCCCTGCTAGGGTGGGTAGATTGCTCTCCTTGATGGGTGGTTACTCGCGGCCCTGGGGCATATTCTCTTGCGAGGGGCTTGCCTTTTCTGAGCTAACGACCTACGGACCTGGCTTCTCAAAAAGCAGCCGCGATGACCTGTTTAACTCGCGCTTGATAATATTGTGGGGGTGGAACCCCGCCAATACCGTGTGTGACACCAATACCAGTTGGTATCTCGCCCGAGCCAGAGAAACCGGGACAAGAATCATCTCAGTCGACCCGCGATATACTGAATCTACGGCCACCTTTGCTCATCAGTGGATACCGATCAGGCCTGGGACTGACGCTGCCATGCTGATAGCTATGGCATATGTCATCGTAACAGAAAACCTTCAGGATCAGACTTTCCTTGACAGGTACACCCTGGGTTTCGAGACGTTCAAGGTGTATGTTCTGGGTATCGAGGACGGCATTCCTAAGACTCCAGCTTGGGCAGAGAGCATCACTGGCGTTCCAGCTGCTAGCATACAGAGCCTGGCCGAAGAGTACGCCAGCAGCAAACCGGCGGCCTTAATGGTCGGATTCGCCCCCGGACGCACTGCTTATGGTGAGCAATATCATCGGGCAGCCAGTATCCTGGCTGCCATGACTGGCAATATCGGCATCTCCGGGGGATCAGCAGCGAGCGCCGTGTTTGGACCTGGGCCCTTCTTCTCCACTGGTCCATCGATGGAAATCCCTGATAATCCTGTCGAATCCGAGGCTCCTATTACTAAAGGGAAACTGCCTACTCGTGACATCTACCTAAATGGACCCGGTGCGCTGAACATTCATAAGGTGACTGATGCCATACTCAAAGGCAAGGCCGGCGGATACCCGGCTGACGTCAAGCTCCTGTATGTGCAGAGCAGCGACTTTCTTAATCAGAGTGCCAACATAAACAAGATTGTCCAGGCATTTGAGAAACTGGAGCTCGTGGTGGTCGAAGAACAGTTCATGACACCCACCGCCAGGTTTG encodes the following:
- a CDS encoding dimethyl sulfoxide reductase subunit A, coding for MSMSSSQPRETEKVVTTFCASHCGGSCLLKAHVKDGVITRIETDEGEEPQLRACLKGRAYRQRIYSTDRLKYPLRRVAARGKDKFERISWDEALDTVAKELRRVKETYGPAAILHLSSGGDMAVLHDSPARVGRLLSLMGGYSRPWGIFSCEGLAFSELTTYGPGFSKSSRDDLFNSRLIILWGWNPANTVCDTNTSWYLARARETGTRIISVDPRYTESTATFAHQWIPIRPGTDAAMLIAMAYVIVTENLQDQTFLDRYTLGFETFKVYVLGIEDGIPKTPAWAESITGVPAASIQSLAEEYASSKPAALMVGFAPGRTAYGEQYHRAASILAAMTGNIGISGGSAASAVFGPGPFFSTGPSMEIPDNPVESEAPITKGKLPTRDIYLNGPGALNIHKVTDAILKGKAGGYPADVKLLYVQSSDFLNQSANINKIVQAFEKLELVVVEEQFMTPTARFADVVLPVCTFLERRDLVIGFATPDSYGYRNKVIESKYESKTPLEITTELAARLGIANYSEKTEEDWLSQLIQGSTIPDHDAFRESAVHKVPMPQPYVAFSDQVRDPENYPFATPSGKIEIYSQMIADMGIADLPPIPKYIETWESIDDPLAAKYPLQLITTHSKRRAHSQFDNLPWLREVEPQAVYINSADAKARGIRDGDLVRVFNERGGMIISAKVTERIMPGVVDIPQGAWFNPDENGVDRGGSANVLTRDHPSPGGAFPSNTALVQVLKT